The following are from one region of the Gloeomargarita lithophora Alchichica-D10 genome:
- the murQ gene encoding N-acetylmuramic acid 6-phosphate etherase: MSINQRGHLLTEQRYAGSTDLDQHSLAEILQIINQADQQVPLVVAEAIPAITTAAELIFNQLVQRHHLFYLGAGTSGRLGVLDAAECPPTFSADPQQVQGVLAGGERALVQAVEGAEDDRDQAVRDLQKRGFQTGDVLCGIAAGSTTPYVLAGLEYAHDLGSPTIFITCNPEGAQLITVDQVIVLPVGPEILTGSTRMKAGTATKLVLNMLSTSVMVKLGKVYGNLMVDLRATNSKLWERGTRFVQYLTGLESEAARKLLTTAQGQVKTAVVMHHRGVDFATAQQLLQQAEGHLRRVIGNVAIN; this comes from the coding sequence ATGTCTATCAACCAGCGAGGACATTTACTCACCGAACAACGGTATGCCGGAAGTACCGATTTAGACCAGCACTCGCTGGCGGAAATTTTGCAAATCATTAACCAGGCGGATCAACAGGTTCCCTTAGTCGTGGCAGAGGCGATTCCGGCCATTACGACCGCCGCAGAACTGATTTTCAATCAATTAGTACAAAGACATCACTTGTTTTACTTAGGGGCAGGCACCAGTGGACGTTTGGGAGTATTAGATGCCGCCGAATGTCCCCCCACCTTTTCCGCCGATCCCCAGCAGGTGCAGGGGGTGCTTGCCGGGGGCGAGCGGGCGTTGGTGCAGGCGGTAGAAGGGGCGGAGGATGACCGGGATCAGGCGGTACGGGACTTGCAAAAGCGGGGTTTTCAAACCGGGGATGTCCTGTGCGGGATTGCCGCTGGTTCCACCACGCCCTACGTTTTGGCGGGTCTGGAATATGCCCATGATTTAGGCAGTCCCACGATTTTCATAACTTGTAATCCTGAAGGTGCCCAACTAATAACCGTAGATCAGGTAATTGTTCTGCCGGTGGGGCCAGAAATCCTCACGGGTTCGACTCGTATGAAAGCGGGTACGGCCACTAAATTGGTGTTGAATATGCTCAGTACAAGCGTAATGGTGAAACTCGGTAAAGTGTACGGGAATTTAATGGTGGACTTACGGGCAACCAATAGTAAACTTTGGGAGCGGGGGACTCGTTTTGTACAGTACCTAACCGGGTTAGAATCCGAAGCGGCACGCAAATTATTAACCACTGCCCAAGGACAGGTAAAAACGGCGGTGGTGATGCACCATCGGGGGGTAGATTTTGCCACGGCGCAACAATTATTGCAACAAGCTGAGGGTCATTTACGGCGGGTGATTGGAAATGTGGCAATTAACTGA
- a CDS encoding FAD-binding domain-containing protein translates to MNLINLIWFRRDLRLMDNEIVWRANRGYVLPFFIIDPWFYQQPEISAQRVNFLLESLAQLDRALRQRGSKLFLLHGDSVTILRELTQELLDRNYTPHLLFNRDIQVAYGLERDQKIMRFYQEENLKITVCTNFFLNLSGHGNDWLEQYYHYQNQPLYPIPDQINTPEIVLKTSQITITDITQKYGLNYPKNTWFTGGESQAQATLNTFLARRFHGYHWKISRPWFAQQRATSHLSPHLAFGTISGRQVYQKVQQKRQEYPDHDRAVLSLRAFRDRLRWRDSASQRLYNNPHLVHQNIYPEFDEWYNLEPLSPEKERYFSNWQNGTTGFPLVDASMRQLRQMGWMNFRMRAMCATFLTINCGISWHYGAQHYMQCLIDGDLAIDHWQWQMQAGITNPLSASFRIYNPEKNAQERDQNWQFIHYWVPELRSIQPTDWGNITINYYPQPMLNWSETRQKYGQIIRQIREQVRQRLYREQGRELVIAQQAQNTLKRYRQRWRNYCQQGEPNYGQQLSLDFGDLHS, encoded by the coding sequence ATGAATTTAATCAATTTGATCTGGTTTCGCCGGGATTTACGACTGATGGATAATGAAATAGTCTGGCGAGCGAACCGGGGTTATGTTTTACCCTTTTTTATCATTGACCCTTGGTTTTATCAACAACCGGAAATCAGCGCCCAGCGGGTTAATTTTCTATTAGAATCCTTGGCGCAATTAGATCGGGCGTTACGTCAAAGGGGGAGTAAACTTTTTTTATTGCATGGGGATAGCGTTACTATTTTACGGGAATTAACCCAGGAATTATTAGACCGAAATTACACGCCACATCTTTTATTCAATCGGGATATTCAAGTTGCCTACGGTTTAGAACGGGATCAAAAAATAATGCGATTTTATCAAGAAGAGAACTTAAAAATTACTGTATGTACCAATTTCTTTCTCAATCTTTCAGGGCATGGTAATGACTGGCTAGAGCAGTATTACCATTACCAAAACCAGCCCTTGTATCCGATTCCAGATCAGATCAATACCCCAGAAATTGTATTAAAAACCTCCCAAATTACAATTACAGATATTACCCAAAAATATGGTCTAAACTACCCCAAAAACACTTGGTTTACCGGTGGTGAATCTCAGGCGCAAGCAACGTTGAATACTTTTTTAGCACGGCGTTTTCATGGGTATCACTGGAAAATTTCCCGCCCTTGGTTCGCCCAACAAAGGGCAACTTCCCACCTTTCGCCCCATCTCGCTTTTGGCACCATCAGCGGGCGGCAGGTATATCAAAAAGTCCAACAAAAACGGCAAGAATACCCCGATCATGACCGGGCGGTTTTGTCCCTGCGGGCATTTCGGGATCGCCTGCGATGGCGGGATTCTGCCAGTCAAAGGCTCTACAATAATCCCCATTTAGTCCATCAAAATATCTATCCTGAATTTGACGAATGGTACAATTTGGAACCGTTAAGCCCCGAAAAGGAGAGGTATTTCAGCAATTGGCAAAATGGCACTACAGGTTTTCCTTTAGTGGATGCGAGTATGCGCCAATTACGTCAAATGGGGTGGATGAATTTTCGGATGCGTGCCATGTGTGCCACCTTTTTAACAATTAACTGCGGGATTTCTTGGCACTATGGGGCACAACATTATATGCAGTGTTTAATTGATGGAGATTTGGCGATTGACCATTGGCAGTGGCAAATGCAGGCGGGAATTACCAATCCCTTATCTGCCAGCTTTCGCATTTATAATCCAGAAAAAAATGCTCAAGAACGGGATCAAAATTGGCAATTCATTCACTATTGGGTGCCAGAATTGCGTTCCATTCAACCCACTGATTGGGGTAATATTACAATTAATTACTACCCGCAACCGATGTTAAACTGGTCAGAAACTCGGCAAAAATATGGGCAAATTATTCGGCAGATACGAGAGCAGGTGCGTCAGCGACTTTATCGGGAACAGGGACGGGAATTGGTGATAGCCCAACAGGCGCAGAATACGCTCAAACGCTATCGCCAACGTTGGCGGAATTATTGTCAACAGGGAGAGCCAAATTACGGCCAACAATTATCCCTGGATTTTGGGGATTTGCATTCCTAA